One genomic window of Arthrobacter caoxuetaonis includes the following:
- a CDS encoding histidine phosphatase family protein: protein MGATELILIRHGESAGNVAATLAQRTGAEVIDVGLRDPDVPLSPDGEAQAAALGAWLAGIAPDERPESVWCSPYLRARQTAEIAGLAPFRVDERLRDRELGILDLLTSRGVAARYPAEAERKQWLGKFAYRPPGGESWADVALRLRSLLRDLDDGEDGRRVAVVCHDAVILLLRYVCEGLLEADLLDIAAANSVRNGSVTRLVRPSGTGPWEVAVFNTVDHLATGGAPVTEHAGDDNVHPR from the coding sequence ATGGGTGCCACAGAGCTGATCCTCATCCGTCACGGCGAGAGCGCCGGCAACGTTGCTGCCACGCTGGCCCAGCGCACGGGCGCGGAGGTGATCGACGTCGGACTCCGGGATCCGGATGTACCGCTCAGCCCGGACGGCGAAGCCCAGGCGGCCGCGCTGGGTGCCTGGCTGGCCGGCATCGCGCCGGATGAGCGCCCTGAGTCGGTGTGGTGCTCTCCCTACCTCCGGGCCCGGCAGACTGCGGAAATTGCCGGGCTGGCACCGTTCCGGGTGGATGAACGCCTGCGTGACCGGGAACTTGGCATCCTGGATCTGTTGACCTCCCGCGGCGTCGCGGCGCGTTATCCCGCAGAAGCCGAGCGCAAGCAGTGGCTGGGCAAGTTCGCCTACCGCCCGCCGGGCGGGGAGTCGTGGGCGGACGTGGCGCTGCGGCTGCGCTCGCTGCTCCGCGACCTCGACGACGGCGAGGACGGACGGCGCGTGGCAGTGGTCTGCCACGACGCGGTGATCCTGCTGCTGCGCTACGTCTGCGAGGGGCTGCTAGAAGCGGACCTGCTGGATATCGCCGCCGCGAACAGTGTCCGCAACGGCTCGGTCACCCGGCTGGTGCGCCCCTCCGGGACGGGCCCCTGGGAAGTGGCAGTGTTCAACACAGTGGACCATCTGGCCACCGGCGGAGCCCCCGTTACCGAACATGCAGGAGATGACAATGTCCACCCCCGCTGA
- a CDS encoding TetR/AcrR family transcriptional regulator, with protein sequence MNERLDSARLPLTRDLVLLRAVGLADEGGLGALTMRSLAQALGVKPMSLYHHVANKEEILDGLVDLVFAEVDLPSDGPWRREMERRAASLRSALARHPWSVGLLETRTSPGAATLEHHNAVLRVLREAGFSIEGAGHAYALLDSYIYGFALQEAGLPVGTPDSDPEVVEAMARSFAPSDLPYLAETAMYRVMQPGYAFGEEFGFGLGIILDGLEGLLVRERESAGA encoded by the coding sequence ATGAATGAACGACTGGACTCCGCCCGCCTGCCGCTGACCCGCGATTTGGTGCTCCTCCGCGCCGTCGGGCTTGCCGATGAAGGTGGGCTTGGCGCGCTCACCATGCGCTCCCTGGCGCAGGCACTGGGGGTCAAGCCCATGTCCCTCTACCACCACGTTGCCAACAAGGAGGAAATCCTGGACGGTCTGGTGGACCTTGTCTTCGCAGAAGTTGACCTCCCGTCGGATGGGCCGTGGCGCCGGGAGATGGAGCGCCGGGCGGCATCCCTGCGGAGCGCCCTTGCCAGGCACCCGTGGTCGGTGGGGCTGCTGGAAACGCGCACGTCTCCGGGCGCTGCAACCCTGGAGCACCACAACGCTGTGCTGCGCGTGCTGCGGGAGGCCGGTTTCAGCATTGAGGGAGCAGGACATGCGTATGCGCTGCTCGACAGTTATATCTACGGGTTCGCGCTGCAGGAAGCGGGCCTGCCCGTTGGCACTCCGGATTCAGACCCCGAGGTGGTGGAGGCCATGGCGCGGTCCTTCGCTCCGTCCGACCTGCCCTACCTCGCCGAAACGGCCATGTACCGCGTGATGCAGCCCGGCTACGCCTTCGGAGAAGAGTTCGGATTTGGCCTGGGGATCATTCTGGACGGGCTGGAAGGACTCCTGGTGCGGGAACGGGAATCGGCAGGCGCCTGA
- a CDS encoding NAD(P)-dependent alcohol dehydrogenase, whose protein sequence is MSGTNAKLPLNRPGEMQDDPLPARMQAVVQDGYGGPEVLKLQTVPLPAVSEKDVLVKVHAAGLAKGTWHVMTGTPYLLRVFFGIRSPRRPVAGLNLAGVVVSVGAGVTRFKPGDRVYGIGKGSFAGYAAARESKLAPMPAHLDFDQAAVVPVSGLTALRAVTDIARVSAGQRVLVLGAAGGVGSIAVQLAAAAGAEVTGACSAGKAGFVRELGAQRTLDYRTEDFAAKEGFYDAVIDIAGNPSLGRLRRALKPGGTAVLVGGEGGGSLTGGMIERQIGGRILGVFDRGRRHFLNALAKESGRELERLSPLLESGALVPPIDSRFPLHETGAAMQRLESGTVQGSIVLLVTGS, encoded by the coding sequence ATGTCCGGAACGAACGCCAAGCTCCCGCTGAACCGACCCGGGGAGATGCAAGATGACCCCCTGCCTGCCCGCATGCAGGCCGTGGTCCAGGACGGCTACGGCGGACCGGAGGTCCTCAAACTGCAAACGGTCCCCCTTCCTGCCGTCTCCGAAAAGGATGTGCTCGTTAAGGTGCATGCCGCCGGACTCGCCAAGGGAACCTGGCACGTCATGACGGGCACTCCCTACCTGCTGAGAGTGTTCTTCGGCATCCGCAGCCCGCGCCGGCCCGTGGCAGGGCTTAACCTTGCCGGAGTCGTCGTCTCCGTCGGCGCGGGGGTCACGCGGTTCAAGCCCGGAGACCGGGTCTACGGAATCGGAAAGGGATCCTTCGCCGGGTATGCCGCGGCCCGGGAAAGCAAGCTGGCACCCATGCCCGCGCACCTCGATTTTGACCAGGCAGCGGTGGTACCGGTCTCCGGGCTGACGGCACTTCGGGCAGTAACCGATATTGCACGGGTGTCCGCTGGACAGCGTGTTCTCGTCCTTGGAGCGGCCGGCGGAGTGGGCAGCATCGCGGTGCAGCTCGCTGCGGCGGCAGGCGCCGAGGTTACGGGTGCATGTTCCGCAGGCAAGGCCGGCTTCGTCCGGGAGCTCGGCGCCCAGAGAACCCTCGATTACCGGACCGAAGACTTTGCGGCTAAGGAGGGCTTCTACGATGCGGTCATCGATATCGCCGGGAACCCTTCCCTGGGGCGGCTCCGCCGGGCACTCAAGCCGGGTGGCACCGCGGTGCTGGTCGGCGGCGAGGGTGGCGGCAGCCTGACCGGAGGAATGATTGAACGCCAGATCGGCGGCCGGATCCTTGGTGTGTTCGACCGGGGGCGCCGGCACTTCCTGAACGCCCTCGCCAAGGAAAGCGGCCGTGAATTGGAACGGCTCTCACCGCTCCTGGAATCCGGTGCCCTGGTACCCCCGATCGACAGCCGCTTTCCCCTGCATGAGACAGGGGCCGCCATGCAGCGGCTTGAATCAGGCACAGTTCAAGGCAGCATCGTCCTGTTGGTTACGGGGAGCTAA
- a CDS encoding AzlC family ABC transporter permease: MTFSVRSAVEISSLAGAVLVVGISYGALAVQAGFPPWLTVALALTVLAASAELLFVGGLLAEASPMVAALGALVVNLRNGLYGFAASRYLGSGWTRLAGAHLVNDETVAYASRADGLSAQRKAFWGMGGAVLCAWPLGAGLGTVLGNVADPAVLGLDAVFPTVLLVMLLGKLRDRRTTVTVAGGVVIAAAAVPLVPGGVAPMVGLAALALLLLPAGGRHGGR, from the coding sequence ATGACATTCTCAGTGCGGAGTGCCGTCGAGATATCGTCGCTGGCAGGTGCCGTGCTGGTTGTCGGAATTTCTTATGGTGCACTGGCCGTCCAGGCCGGGTTTCCCCCGTGGTTGACGGTTGCGCTGGCCCTCACCGTGCTGGCTGCCTCCGCTGAACTCCTGTTTGTGGGCGGCCTCCTGGCGGAAGCCTCACCGATGGTAGCCGCGTTGGGAGCGCTGGTGGTGAACCTGCGGAACGGCCTGTATGGATTTGCAGCGTCCCGGTACCTCGGGTCGGGATGGACCCGGTTGGCCGGAGCACACCTGGTCAATGATGAGACGGTCGCCTATGCCTCGAGGGCGGACGGCCTGAGCGCACAGCGCAAGGCCTTCTGGGGAATGGGCGGGGCGGTCCTGTGCGCGTGGCCCCTCGGTGCCGGGCTGGGAACAGTTCTGGGGAATGTCGCCGACCCTGCCGTACTGGGGCTGGATGCCGTCTTCCCCACGGTTCTTCTGGTCATGCTGCTGGGGAAGCTGCGGGACCGGCGCACAACCGTAACCGTTGCCGGAGGAGTGGTGATCGCGGCAGCCGCTGTCCCATTGGTTCCCGGCGGGGTGGCTCCCATGGTGGGGTTGGCGGCACTCGCTCTGCTGCTGCTTCCGGCGGGAGGGCGTCATGGTGGACGCTGA
- a CDS encoding CPBP family intramembrane glutamic endopeptidase — protein sequence MASPEIPARPGRPAVLSEPPLSYRFTRVDGAALAFYVGALLLLSLTPAALAVTAVIEDPVLASYAVNFTFYLIAGFLAVIAARAYVVRETRILLTRPWLTLGVIPLSVIAMLVATMVLVLITGPPQTSVNQAAAQDLMTSVSPWLIVPLFVVLAPFVEEYIFRHLLIGKLSRRWNIWVCALLSLMLFSAIHVVQEADFSLPVVAPYLAMGAVLVGVYIWAGNNFMLSYAVHAAKNLLAVLLTYAVPVELLQQ from the coding sequence ATGGCCTCACCTGAAATTCCGGCCCGTCCCGGACGCCCGGCTGTCCTGAGCGAACCTCCGCTGAGTTACCGGTTCACCAGGGTCGACGGCGCCGCGCTCGCGTTCTATGTGGGTGCGCTGCTGCTTCTGAGCCTGACTCCCGCGGCGCTCGCGGTTACCGCTGTAATCGAAGATCCCGTGCTGGCGTCCTACGCGGTGAACTTCACGTTCTACCTCATCGCAGGGTTCCTGGCGGTGATCGCCGCCCGGGCCTACGTGGTGCGTGAAACCCGGATCCTGCTGACCCGGCCCTGGCTGACGCTGGGTGTGATTCCGCTGTCCGTCATCGCGATGCTGGTGGCGACCATGGTCCTGGTGCTGATCACCGGCCCGCCGCAGACCTCGGTGAACCAGGCTGCAGCTCAGGACCTCATGACTTCGGTGTCACCGTGGCTCATCGTTCCGCTTTTTGTGGTGCTGGCCCCCTTTGTGGAGGAGTACATCTTCCGGCACCTGCTGATCGGCAAGCTGTCCCGCCGCTGGAACATCTGGGTCTGTGCCCTGCTCTCCCTGATGCTGTTCTCCGCAATCCACGTGGTGCAGGAAGCGGACTTCTCCCTTCCGGTGGTGGCTCCGTACCTGGCCATGGGTGCGGTGCTGGTCGGGGTCTACATCTGGGCAGGGAACAACTTCATGCTTTCCTACGCCGTACACGCGGCGAAGAACCTGCTGGCCGTGCTGCTGACCTACGCGGTCCCGGTGGAACTGCTGCAGCAGTAG
- a CDS encoding SGNH/GDSL hydrolase family protein, with protein sequence MNRNPMRGWTKAGLVLLLGSVLTAGGVAAPAAAGGQDRGHHRGWDRDRGWDHHRGWDRGWDRGWDRGWDRDRDRGGEVDYVALGDSYASGFGGGPLLDACGRTAEGYPALLDALRRVDREADVTCAGATASSTPPGAPAGPVDLPEQIAALRADGSLNRGTDLVTVTIGGNDVQFGAVVQACIGPVLPETCAPAIASATAYAQTTLTAQLQESLRQVRELAPRAELVLVGYPYLFEAGTAGPLSPEAVALFSQGTDALNAVLAGQVQRGETFVDVTDEFAGHGVGSADPWIIALGSEFQLHPNATGYREGYLAAITADVHLGHGKGHCRGRR encoded by the coding sequence ATGAACCGGAACCCGATGCGCGGCTGGACGAAAGCAGGCCTGGTGCTGCTTCTCGGAAGTGTCCTAACTGCCGGCGGGGTTGCGGCTCCGGCGGCTGCGGGCGGCCAGGACCGCGGCCACCACCGCGGGTGGGACCGGGACCGCGGGTGGGACCACCACCGCGGCTGGGATCGGGGCTGGGATCGGGGCTGGGATCGAGGCTGGGATCGAGACAGGGACCGCGGCGGAGAAGTGGATTACGTTGCCCTGGGTGACTCCTACGCGTCGGGCTTTGGCGGCGGGCCGCTCCTCGATGCCTGCGGCCGGACTGCAGAAGGGTACCCGGCCCTGCTGGATGCCCTTCGCCGGGTGGATCGGGAGGCGGATGTGACGTGTGCCGGGGCGACGGCGTCGAGCACTCCCCCGGGCGCTCCAGCCGGACCCGTGGACCTGCCGGAGCAGATCGCCGCCCTGCGCGCGGATGGTTCCCTGAACCGGGGCACCGACCTGGTCACCGTCACGATTGGCGGCAATGACGTTCAATTCGGCGCCGTCGTCCAGGCCTGCATCGGTCCGGTGCTGCCGGAAACCTGTGCACCCGCCATTGCGAGTGCGACCGCTTACGCGCAAACCACCCTCACGGCGCAGCTGCAGGAATCCCTCCGCCAGGTTCGTGAACTCGCGCCGCGGGCCGAACTGGTACTCGTCGGTTATCCGTACCTGTTCGAAGCCGGAACCGCGGGACCGCTCAGCCCGGAGGCGGTGGCACTGTTCAGCCAGGGGACGGACGCGCTGAACGCGGTGCTGGCCGGACAGGTACAGCGCGGAGAAACCTTCGTGGATGTCACGGATGAGTTCGCCGGGCACGGCGTGGGGTCCGCGGATCCATGGATCATCGCCCTGGGCAGCGAGTTTCAGCTGCACCCGAATGCCACCGGCTACCGCGAAGGCTACCTGGCGGCCATCACCGCAGATGTCCATCTGGGGCATGGGAAGGGCCACTGCCGCGGCCGGCGGTAA
- a CDS encoding enoyl-CoA hydratase/isomerase family protein yields the protein MQDFAEVSAHFTTLKVTIGEDRISAVLNRPEVRNAIDQAMVDELHALCAELENNPKILILSGTNGIFASGADIAQLRERRREDALRGINSTIFHRIAKLPMPVIAALGGYALGGGAELAFAADFRIATPTVKIGNPETSLGIMAAAGATWRLKELVGEPLAKEILLAGRILNAGEALAARLVTEVHEAENLMDAANALADRIAKQDPLAVRITKSVFHAPAEAHPVIDTLAQGILFESEAKFDRMQAFLERKKNK from the coding sequence GTGCAGGACTTCGCGGAAGTTTCCGCTCACTTCACCACGCTCAAGGTCACCATCGGGGAAGACCGCATCTCCGCGGTCCTGAACCGTCCGGAGGTCCGCAACGCCATTGACCAGGCCATGGTCGATGAGCTGCACGCCCTCTGCGCCGAACTGGAAAACAACCCGAAGATCCTGATCCTTTCCGGCACCAACGGGATCTTCGCTTCCGGGGCGGACATCGCCCAGCTGCGCGAACGCCGCCGCGAGGATGCCCTGCGCGGGATCAACTCGACGATCTTCCACCGCATCGCCAAGCTGCCCATGCCGGTCATCGCGGCGCTGGGCGGCTACGCCCTGGGCGGGGGAGCGGAGCTGGCCTTCGCCGCCGACTTCCGCATCGCCACCCCGACCGTGAAGATCGGCAACCCGGAAACTTCGCTCGGCATCATGGCCGCAGCCGGCGCCACCTGGCGGCTGAAGGAACTCGTCGGCGAACCCCTGGCCAAGGAAATCCTCCTTGCCGGGCGCATCCTGAACGCCGGGGAAGCCCTGGCAGCCCGCCTGGTGACCGAGGTCCACGAGGCGGAAAACCTGATGGACGCCGCCAACGCACTAGCTGACCGGATCGCCAAGCAGGACCCGCTGGCCGTACGCATCACCAAGTCCGTGTTCCACGCGCCCGCCGAGGCGCACCCCGTGATCGACACCCTCGCCCAGGGCATCCTCTTCGAGTCCGAGGCGAAGTTCGACCGCATGCAGGCTTTCCTGGAAAGGAAGAAAAACAAATGA
- a CDS encoding VOC family protein, which translates to MAYDIQICIDCENAHAQADWWAQTLGWPVEEPDQDFIDEMLAKGYAAPEDLIEHNGVRMWNAGSAILQPVPAGSALAPTRILFQPVPEPKTVKDRIHLDIRLAGDDVDATRSALEARGAKFLWEARQGPHLWYTMADPEGNEFCIS; encoded by the coding sequence ATGGCTTACGACATCCAGATCTGCATCGACTGCGAAAACGCCCACGCCCAGGCCGACTGGTGGGCACAAACCCTCGGCTGGCCGGTGGAGGAACCGGACCAGGACTTCATCGACGAGATGCTCGCCAAGGGATATGCCGCGCCGGAGGACCTGATCGAGCACAACGGTGTCCGGATGTGGAACGCGGGCTCGGCGATCCTCCAGCCGGTTCCTGCCGGTTCTGCCCTGGCTCCGACAAGGATCCTGTTCCAGCCGGTGCCCGAGCCCAAGACGGTCAAGGACAGGATCCACCTGGACATCCGGCTGGCCGGTGACGACGTCGACGCCACGCGGAGTGCCTTGGAAGCCCGGGGTGCGAAGTTCCTCTGGGAAGCCCGCCAGGGCCCGCATCTCTGGTACACCATGGCAGATCCCGAAGGCAACGAATTCTGCATCAGCTGA
- a CDS encoding NAD(P)H-hydrate dehydratase, whose product MSTPAELLTPALLRSWQVSRDAEGKDDRGTVLVVGGARRTPGAAILTGRTALRAGAGRLTLAVAESAAVASAVGLPECGAVGLPENGLRIDGAAAAEALGTDLPGADVVVVGPGLDNAEDTAELLRGLVPGIADAASVILDAYALGVLPGLPELHAALSGRLVLTPNRAEAARLLGEETVDDAGAGAAEIARRYGAVVTSRGRITAPDGRAWEVPAGNPGLATSGSGDVLAGAVAGFLARGASPEQAACWGTYLHATAGDRLSSAKGPLSFLASELLEAMPQVMTELTV is encoded by the coding sequence ATGTCCACCCCCGCTGAACTGCTCACTCCTGCTCTGCTGCGGTCCTGGCAGGTTTCCCGCGACGCCGAGGGCAAGGACGACCGCGGGACCGTGCTGGTGGTCGGGGGTGCCCGGCGCACTCCCGGAGCGGCGATCCTCACCGGCAGGACAGCGCTGCGGGCCGGGGCGGGGCGCCTGACACTGGCCGTTGCCGAGTCGGCTGCGGTCGCCTCCGCCGTGGGGCTTCCCGAGTGCGGGGCTGTGGGACTGCCGGAAAACGGACTGCGCATTGACGGAGCGGCAGCAGCCGAAGCGCTGGGCACAGACCTGCCCGGCGCCGACGTGGTAGTGGTGGGCCCGGGCCTGGACAACGCCGAGGACACAGCCGAGCTGCTGCGCGGCCTTGTCCCGGGGATCGCGGACGCGGCGTCCGTCATCCTCGACGCTTACGCCCTGGGTGTGCTTCCGGGCCTGCCCGAACTCCACGCCGCCCTCTCGGGCCGGCTCGTCCTGACACCGAACCGGGCGGAGGCGGCCCGGCTGCTCGGTGAAGAGACAGTGGACGACGCCGGGGCTGGCGCTGCGGAGATTGCGCGCCGGTATGGCGCCGTAGTGACCAGCCGGGGGAGGATCACCGCGCCCGACGGACGCGCCTGGGAAGTGCCGGCCGGTAACCCGGGGCTCGCTACCTCGGGCAGCGGTGATGTCCTGGCGGGCGCGGTAGCCGGATTCCTCGCCCGCGGCGCCTCGCCGGAGCAGGCCGCCTGCTGGGGCACGTACCTGCACGCCACAGCCGGGGACCGGCTCTCTTCTGCGAAGGGTCCGCTGAGTTTCCTGGCGAGCGAACTGCTCGAAGCCATGCCCCAGGTGATGACGGAGCTGACGGTCTGA
- a CDS encoding thiolase family protein, translated as MAEAFLVGGVRTPVGRYGGALSSVRPDDLAALTLRELVAREGLDPAVVDEVILGNANGAGEENRNVARMAALLAGFPDTVPGITVNRLCASGLSAIIMASHMIKAGAADIVIAGGTESMSRAPWVTEKPTKAFAKPGDTFDTSIGWRFANERFASGDLSRDGKMTYSMPETAEELASTDSISREDADAFAVRSHENALAAIAAGRFKDEIVPVTIKGRKGDTVVDTDEGPREGTTLDVLGKLRPVVKPGGIVTAGNASSLNDGASAIIIASERAIKEYGLTARARIVDGASAGVAPEIMGIGPVPATQKVLQRSGIRLDQVGAVELNEAFATQSLACIRRLGLDEGIVNNDGGAIALGHPLGSSGSRIAITLLGRMEREGASRGIATMCVGVGQGTAMLIEAV; from the coding sequence ATGGCTGAGGCTTTTCTCGTTGGCGGAGTACGGACTCCGGTAGGCCGCTACGGGGGTGCGCTTTCCAGCGTCCGTCCCGATGACCTGGCAGCACTGACGCTGCGCGAGCTCGTGGCCCGAGAAGGCCTGGATCCCGCCGTCGTTGACGAAGTAATCCTCGGCAACGCCAACGGTGCCGGTGAGGAAAACCGCAACGTGGCCCGCATGGCAGCCCTGCTCGCAGGCTTCCCGGACACCGTTCCCGGCATTACCGTGAACCGGCTCTGCGCCTCGGGCCTGTCCGCCATCATCATGGCCTCGCACATGATCAAGGCCGGCGCTGCGGACATCGTGATCGCAGGCGGCACCGAATCCATGAGCCGTGCCCCCTGGGTCACAGAAAAGCCCACCAAGGCCTTCGCCAAGCCCGGCGACACGTTCGACACCTCGATCGGCTGGCGCTTCGCCAACGAACGCTTCGCCTCCGGCGACCTCTCCCGTGACGGCAAGATGACCTACTCCATGCCGGAAACCGCCGAGGAACTGGCCTCCACGGACAGCATCTCCCGTGAAGACGCCGACGCGTTCGCCGTCCGCTCCCACGAAAACGCGCTGGCCGCCATCGCTGCCGGACGCTTCAAGGACGAAATCGTTCCCGTCACGATCAAGGGCCGCAAGGGCGACACCGTCGTGGACACCGATGAAGGCCCCCGCGAAGGCACCACGCTGGACGTTCTCGGCAAGCTGCGCCCCGTGGTCAAGCCCGGCGGCATTGTCACTGCAGGCAACGCCAGCTCCCTGAACGACGGCGCCTCGGCGATCATTATCGCCTCCGAGCGCGCTATCAAGGAATACGGCCTCACCGCCCGCGCCCGGATCGTCGACGGCGCCTCCGCCGGCGTCGCCCCGGAGATCATGGGCATCGGCCCGGTTCCGGCCACGCAGAAGGTCCTGCAGCGCAGCGGCATCCGCCTGGACCAGGTTGGCGCCGTGGAACTCAACGAAGCCTTCGCCACCCAGTCCCTGGCCTGCATCCGCCGCCTGGGCCTGGACGAAGGAATCGTGAACAACGACGGCGGCGCCATCGCCCTCGGCCACCCGCTCGGCTCCTCCGGCTCGCGCATCGCCATCACCCTGCTGGGCCGCATGGAACGCGAAGGTGCTTCCCGCGGCATTGCGACCATGTGCGTCGGCGTGGGCCAGGGCACCGCCATGCTGATCGAGGCCGTGTAG
- a CDS encoding 3-hydroxyacyl-CoA dehydrogenase family protein: MTVPSKVGVLGGGRMGAGIAHAFCTAGAAVVVVERDEQAASAAYERVASNLAKSVERGTTDETLDALVARLSVSTDYADFAGSGLVVEAVPEDFALKAAALAAVEEQLGDGAWLASNTSSLSVSELAEKLQRPERFCGLHFFNPVPASTLIEVVLGKQTSEELAEAARTWVADLGKTPVVVNDAPGFASSRLGVAIALEAMRMVEEGVASAEDIDAAMVLGYKHPTGPLKTTDIVGLDVRLGIAEYLASTLGPRFEPPQILRDKVARGELGRKTGKGFFDWS; the protein is encoded by the coding sequence ATGACAGTTCCCTCCAAGGTCGGTGTCCTCGGCGGCGGCCGTATGGGCGCGGGCATTGCCCACGCCTTCTGCACCGCCGGTGCCGCCGTCGTCGTGGTTGAGCGCGATGAGCAGGCAGCCAGCGCAGCGTACGAGCGCGTTGCCTCCAACCTCGCCAAGAGCGTTGAGCGCGGCACCACGGACGAGACCCTCGATGCCCTGGTTGCCAGGCTCAGCGTCTCCACCGATTATGCAGACTTCGCCGGCTCAGGCCTGGTCGTCGAGGCAGTTCCGGAAGACTTCGCCCTGAAGGCTGCCGCGCTGGCCGCTGTGGAGGAGCAGTTGGGCGACGGCGCCTGGCTCGCCTCCAACACGTCCTCGCTCTCAGTTTCGGAGCTGGCCGAAAAGCTGCAGCGTCCGGAGCGCTTCTGCGGCCTGCACTTCTTCAACCCGGTTCCTGCCTCCACCCTGATCGAGGTGGTCCTGGGCAAGCAGACTTCCGAAGAGCTCGCCGAGGCCGCCCGAACCTGGGTGGCCGACCTGGGCAAGACTCCCGTCGTCGTCAATGACGCTCCGGGCTTCGCCAGCTCCCGCCTGGGTGTGGCGATCGCGCTCGAGGCGATGCGCATGGTGGAAGAGGGTGTTGCGTCCGCTGAAGACATCGACGCGGCCATGGTCCTGGGCTACAAGCACCCGACCGGCCCACTGAAGACCACGGATATTGTAGGGCTGGATGTGCGCCTCGGCATCGCCGAGTACCTGGCCTCCACACTCGGCCCGCGCTTCGAGCCGCCGCAGATCCTGCGGGACAAGGTGGCCCGCGGCGAGCTTGGCCGCAAGACCGGCAAGGGGTTCTTCGACTGGAGCTAG
- a CDS encoding helix-turn-helix domain-containing protein, with amino-acid sequence MADPELQQRIGAAVRRERLRAGWSAAELARRAGISKGNVSQLESGAGNPTVETLWALSDALGLPFSALVDPGSAGPILVRADTAQEVPAASASYNASLLSACPPGARRDLYLVKAEPGEAKRSAPHQPGTIEHVVLVTGSAAVGPDAEAVLLQPGDYLAYRGDAPHVFHAMEPGTTAIIVSELR; translated from the coding sequence ATGGCAGATCCCGAACTTCAACAGCGCATTGGTGCAGCAGTCCGGAGGGAACGGCTCCGCGCCGGCTGGAGCGCAGCAGAGCTGGCTCGGCGGGCGGGCATCTCCAAGGGGAACGTCTCCCAGCTCGAATCGGGAGCGGGCAACCCGACCGTCGAGACCCTGTGGGCGCTCAGTGATGCGCTCGGCCTCCCGTTCTCCGCACTGGTGGACCCAGGGTCGGCCGGACCGATTCTGGTCAGGGCAGACACTGCCCAGGAGGTTCCCGCAGCGTCGGCCAGCTACAACGCGTCACTGCTCTCGGCATGCCCTCCGGGAGCACGTCGGGACTTATACCTGGTAAAGGCCGAACCAGGCGAGGCAAAGCGGTCCGCGCCGCACCAGCCAGGCACTATCGAGCACGTGGTCCTTGTCACCGGATCCGCCGCCGTCGGCCCGGATGCGGAAGCTGTGCTGCTGCAGCCGGGTGATTATCTGGCGTACCGCGGGGATGCCCCGCACGTTTTTCACGCCATGGAGCCCGGCACTACGGCGATTATCGTGTCCGAACTGCGCTGA